A single window of Hemibagrus wyckioides isolate EC202008001 linkage group LG28, SWU_Hwy_1.0, whole genome shotgun sequence DNA harbors:
- the si:dkey-220k22.3 gene encoding uncharacterized protein si:dkey-220k22.3, with amino-acid sequence MAHETRAHVTWMSAVIIVAVTVSCVTWLIMSRDTKVRILNGALVADIFRGPAARPHSLFKVIHDNKTDEYLRWEEVWNANISLEGNKKWMTVHESGVYLVYVQLTYSLKNSPRVDLSMRVEFGYPEGMEEFIGAFDTRQPTDKEQDAHLSKFFLLHMKDGNRLSIKARPKERIKYNDVRPFSSFITIVRYADWSG; translated from the exons atggcgCACGAAACCAGAGCGCATGTTACCTGGATGTCCGCAGTGATCATTGTAGCTGTTACAGTCTCGTGTGTAACCTGGCTCATCATGTCCAGG gaTACTAAAGTAAGGATCCTCAACG GTGCATTGGTGGCAGATATATTCAGAGGTCCAGCTGCCAGACCGCATTCTCTTTTTAAAG TGATCCACGACAACAAAACCGACGAATACCTGAGATGGGAAGAGGTATGGAATGCCAACATTTCCCTGGAGGGAAACAAAAAGTGGATGACCGTGCATGAGTCGGGTGTTTATCTGGTCTACGTACAGCTGACGTACAGTCTGAAAAACAGCCCTAGAGTAGACCTTAGTATGCGTGTGGAGTTCGGTTATCCTGAGGGTATGGAGGAATTCATCGGCGCCTTCGACACTCGGCAGCCCACAGACAAGGAGCAAGACGCCCATCTCTCCAAATTCTTCCTGCTCCACATGAAGGATGGGAACAGACTCTCCATAAAAGCGCGTCCGAAGGAGAGGATAAAGTACAACGATGTCCGTCCGTTCTCCAGTTTCATCACCATCGTGCGGTATGCTGACTGGTCAGGATGA